The window TATAGACAAtcaaaaataatttcatatacACTGCCAcatattacaaaaaaagaatgttgtaataatattaataaatattaatctacAGTACTTTCCACACTCTCTTTTTACGTATATAAAACTAGGACAGAACCCACCGAAAGCTCCACAAACtccattaaaaacaaaaagaaggcGGCGCAAAGGAAAGAACTAAAAAGATGCAACCAGAGAGTTCAGATCAGATGTTGTACTCATTCCTCTCTGGAAACCAAATCTCCGGAGGTGGATACTGCGGCTCAGACGACTACTTGTCGACTATGCAGAGCTTATGCGGGTCATCTTCGTCTACGTCCTCTTATTACCCACTAGCGATCTCTGGCATCGGAGAAACGATGGCTCAAGACAGAGCTCTTGCTGCTTTGAGGAATCACAAAGAAGCTgagcgaagaagaagagagagaatcAATTCTCATCTCAACAAGCTGCGTAACGTACTCTCTTGCAACTCCAaggtattataaagttttatataCACTACTAACACTCTTTCATGTGGTATATATatcctcatatatatatatatatatacatatgcttACAtcttatcaatttttaaaaatgtttgaaaTGGGTATACTAGGGTTTTGCATCTTTAGAATTTTCTTATGTTCCATTCGATTTTGTTTTCGCTGATGAATTTTCTTATTAAAACAATACTAgtttttaattgatatattgtTACAGGATTAAAATACATACTAATACTCTTTCTTACTAACACACATGTTTTTATCAAAGATGATCCTTAGTTCTCATTATATATTCATTGATTAATTTTCACTGCATGTATGCATAGTCATATTAGTTATTTAAAACTTGCAAAGAGTGAGAAGGTTTAGAAgacgaggaaaaaaaaaacaaaaagcttCATGGCCTTTTCTGAATCTTGTTGGAATAGTATATCACTTTTTGGGAAAGTTGTCaagcttttattcagttaaaTTGTTATGATATGAATCAAATTTCAACTTCTTGATCCACAACTCAGAAAAGCCTTTTTTCTAAAGATTTTCATGTGTTCCATTTCAGACTGATAAAGCCACACTACTCGCCAAAGTGGTTCAACGAGTCAAAGAACTTAAACAACAAACCCTAGAGATATCCGAATCCGACCAAACTCTTTTACCTTCAGAGACCGACGAGATTAGCGTTCTACACTATGGAGACTACTCAAACGATGGTCATATAATATTCAAAGCCTCTTTATGTTGTGACGACAGATCAGATCTCTTGCCTGACCTTATGGAGATACTTAAGTCTCTTCACATGAAGAC is drawn from Brassica rapa cultivar Chiifu-401-42 chromosome A05, CAAS_Brap_v3.01, whole genome shotgun sequence and contains these coding sequences:
- the LOC103866532 gene encoding transcription factor bHLH106; protein product: MQPESSDQMLYSFLSGNQISGGGYCGSDDYLSTMQSLCGSSSSTSSYYPLAISGIGETMAQDRALAALRNHKEAERRRRERINSHLNKLRNVLSCNSKTDKATLLAKVVQRVKELKQQTLEISESDQTLLPSETDEISVLHYGDYSNDGHIIFKASLCCDDRSDLLPDLMEILKSLHMKTLRAEMVTLGGRTRSVLVVAADKEMHGVESVHFLQNALKSLLERSSKSLMERSSGGERSKRRRALDQIIMV